The genomic stretch TCGTAAACCCAATGTTCCAAAAGATTATTCTGAATATCCAGGAAAAACAGAGGCATTCTGGCCAAACTTCTTATTAAAAGAATGGATGGTAGGAGCGGTTTTCTTAATTGGATATTTAACATTAACAATTGCACATCCATCTCCACTTGAGAGGGTTGCAGACCCAACTGATACTGGCTATACGCCATTACCAGACTGGTATTTCTTGTTCTTATATCAATTCTTAAAATATAGCTATGCATCAGGTGACTATAACGTAATTGGTGCATTCGTAATTCCTGGTATTGCTTTTGGTGGCTTATTATTAGCTCCGTTCTTAGATCGTAGTCCACATAGAAAGCCAATGAAACGTCCATTAGCAACTGGTTTTATGTTATTAGCTTTATCTGGTGTAATTTATTTAACATGGGAAGCAGCAGCTCACCATGACTGGAAAAAACAAAAAGAAC from Arthrobacter citreus encodes the following:
- a CDS encoding cytochrome C oxidase Cbb3, which translates into the protein MHRGKGMKFVGDSRVPAMEGRKPNVPKDYSEYPGKTEAFWPNFLLKEWMVGAVFLIGYLTLTIAHPSPLERVADPTDTGYTPLPDWYFLFLYQFLKYSYASGDYNVIGAFVIPGIAFGGLLLAPFLDRSPHRKPMKRPLATGFMLLALSGVIYLTWEAAAHHDWKKQKEQGKIRTFVELNKEDPGYKLLQKNTCVSCHGDNLQGGAAAPSLQNTGLTPDQIAHIARNGGQNMPKGVFKGTDAELKVLAEFVAKAGKSE